The Pseudophryne corroboree isolate aPseCor3 chromosome 2, aPseCor3.hap2, whole genome shotgun sequence genome has a segment encoding these proteins:
- the LOC135050970 gene encoding uncharacterized protein LOC135050970, with amino-acid sequence MASYMDREFTTGFIDVYRASECLWKVRSKDFSNRQKKDQAYRQLVEYSKAHNSDADLLWAKKKIANLRTVFKKEHTRVIESQRSGAGTDDVYQPTLWYYEQMKFLLEREAKLHGQGSLDKESPKTPEEEGTLNPESTPEVMNTSATEATELELSGEESAPSRSTAPPRRRQKNSSLSSDSASSSTVQFIQRAEEMLNRPPDFYRQFSNTIESQIRVMPETVFRTFRRIVFDVLRRAEDNDLSDDLDLMSNPVRRARNAPQSQYPYPQPYYYPPGNPPPQRPFFSPGPPPTPTLPTPPTSTLSTGLYSAMLSTQLPPEDEATFFNY; translated from the exons ATGGCTTCTTACATGGACCGGGAGTTCACAACTGGATTCATTGATGTGTATCGGGCCAGCGAATGTCTGTGGAAGGTCCGTAGCAAGGATTTTTCAAACAGACAGAAGAAGGATCAGGCCTACAGACAATTGGTGGAGTACAGCAAAGCCCATAACAGTGATGCTGATCTACTTTGGGCGAAGAAGAAGATAGCAAACTTGCGGACGGTGTTCAAGAAGGAACACACACGCGTGATCGAGTCTCAACGTTCAGGAGCCGGAACTGATGATGTTTACCAGCCGACGCTATGGTATTATGAACAGATGAAGTTCCTTTTGGAGAGAGAGGCGAAATTACATGGACAGGGTAGCCTGGATAAAGAGTCTCCTAAGACGCCAGAGGAAGAGGGGACCCTTAATCCG gaatctACCCCGGAGGTAATGAACACTTCCGCAACAGAGGCAACAGAACTGGAGCTCAGTGGTGAGGAGTCAGCACCATCTCGGTCGACAGCACCACCAAGGCGGAGACAAAAGAATTCATCATTGAGTTCCGATTCTGCATCCTCCAGCACGGTTCAATTTATCCAACGGGCAGAGGAAATGCTTAATAGGCCACCAGACTTCTATCGTCAATTTTCAAACACGATAGAATCTCAGATACGTGTAATGCCCGAAACTGTTTTTAGAACTTTCAGGCGCATAGTATTTGATGTATTGAGAAGGGCCGAGGATAATGACCTATCCGATGACCTGGATCTAATGTCAAATCCTGTGCGGCGCGCACgaaatgccccacagtcccagtatcCTTATCCCCAACCATACTATTATCCGCCGGGTAATCCTCCGCCACAGCGCCCTTTTTTTTCGCCGGGACCCCCACCTACACCCACTCTGCCCACTCCTCCCACCAGCACTTTGTCCACTGGATTGTACTCAGCAATGCTGAGTACACAGCTCCCCCCAGAGGACGAGGCTACTTTTTTCAattattaa